A region of Domibacillus sp. DTU_2020_1001157_1_SI_ALB_TIR_016 DNA encodes the following proteins:
- a CDS encoding transposase has translation MMLNYRFEIFPTEEQKSTLHSWVNLCRHQYNSALLDKQRAYQNNKKNLTKSDLSALLTLSKKQHPYLKKVPSQPLQETLDRLGKAFDQFLKKEARYPKMKKHKDYHSITFTQFGMGKQKGKKGKMHTVRRAVSFGKGGKLLISKLGLVDICLHRKLDGKVKQVIIKRQNERWFAIFCVERQADPPQAVHQGSKTAGIDVGIKKFAVLSNGEEILNPGFLRKEEKKLIRAQKKLSRKKKGFSNWQKQAARLQKLHAKVANQRKDFLHKTAFRLANTYSVICVEDLNIRNLVKNRKLSKSIHDAGWGMFRQFLAYKCERNGGQLVKVKPHFTTQDCSGCGKRVKKSLSVRTHACPDCGLVLDRDHNAALNIEKAGLAQIGLIPAI, from the coding sequence ATGATGCTGAATTACCGCTTCGAAATTTTTCCGACTGAAGAACAAAAAAGCACGCTTCACTCATGGGTCAATCTCTGCCGCCATCAGTATAATTCTGCTCTTCTCGACAAACAAAGAGCCTATCAAAATAACAAGAAAAACCTGACTAAATCTGATCTCAGTGCCCTGTTAACCCTATCCAAGAAACAACATCCATACCTTAAAAAAGTGCCTTCTCAGCCCCTTCAGGAAACACTGGACAGGCTGGGAAAAGCGTTTGATCAATTCTTAAAAAAAGAAGCACGCTACCCTAAGATGAAAAAGCATAAAGACTACCACTCGATTACATTTACACAGTTTGGCATGGGCAAACAAAAAGGCAAAAAAGGCAAGATGCATACCGTCCGGCGGGCTGTTTCCTTCGGAAAAGGGGGAAAGCTCCTCATTTCTAAGCTGGGCTTAGTGGATATCTGCCTCCATCGGAAACTGGATGGAAAAGTCAAACAGGTGATCATTAAGCGCCAGAATGAGCGCTGGTTTGCTATTTTCTGTGTCGAAAGACAGGCAGACCCGCCGCAGGCTGTCCATCAAGGCTCTAAAACAGCCGGTATTGATGTCGGCATCAAGAAATTTGCCGTTCTGTCGAACGGCGAAGAGATTCTAAACCCAGGCTTTCTCCGTAAAGAGGAGAAAAAACTCATTCGTGCCCAGAAGAAACTTTCGAGAAAGAAAAAGGGCTTCTCAAACTGGCAAAAACAAGCGGCCAGGCTGCAGAAGCTTCATGCCAAGGTGGCGAACCAACGGAAGGATTTCCTGCATAAAACAGCGTTCCGCCTTGCAAACACCTATAGCGTCATTTGTGTGGAGGATCTGAATATCCGCAATCTCGTAAAAAACCGGAAACTGTCCAAATCGATTCATGATGCAGGGTGGGGAATGTTCCGCCAGTTTCTGGCATATAAATGTGAGCGCAATGGCGGCCAGCTGGTTAAAGTGAAGCCGCATTTCACCACCCAGGACTGTTCAGGCTGCGGAAAAAGGGTGAAAAAATCCCTTTCCGTCCGAACACATGCATGTCCGGATTGCGGTCTTGTGCTGGACCGCGACCATAATGCCGCCTTGAACATTGAAAAAGCCGGGCTGGCCCAGATAGGACTCATTCCGGCAATATAA
- a CDS encoding glycoside hydrolase family 3 C-terminal domain-containing protein: protein MGKQLKKIKKTSQLKRFAALSAVGVLLVTSNAGGMAYAQTSAAESLQAAVSADSQTETPQLINAQSIDSVIQAMTLEEKAKLVVGTGMPGMFGTPKARVAGAVGQTYGIPRLGIPSLLMADGPAGLRISPTRAGDEKTYYATAFPIATSLASTWDTEIVQKVGQAQGNEVKEYGIDIFLAPALNIHRNLLNGRNFEYFSEDPLVAGKMTAALVNGVESNGVGATIKHFAANNQETNRMTIDTVVSERALREIYLKGFETAVKEAQPWAVMSSYNKLNSLPASQNNDLLTNVLRNDWGFKGFVMTDWFAGTDPVEQMKAGNDLIMPGMGQAEAIAIAVMNGLLDEAVLDRNIKRILQVVIETPTFKGYEYSSQPDLQAHAKVGRQAAAQGMVLLKNENGTLPLRSKEKVGLFGNTQIETIKGGTGSGDVNAAYTASIADGLEEAGFHLNQDLLNSYKTYIANLRSMDEYKIVDSPWGSDFGKLTPPIPEKTLAADEIQSTVKETDTGVIVIGRNSGESADRKNEKGDYLLTDQEQAMIAEVAEAYHKEGKKVAVVLNIGGPVEMASWRDKVDSILLAWQPGQEAGGAVADVLSGAVNPSGKLATTFPVAYSDVPSADNFPGDPAENPEKVVYEEGIYVGYRYHSTFNVKPAYEFGYGLSYTTFDYSNIRVNQKEFNKKIKVFATVENTGKTAGKEAVQVYVSAPDGKLEKPALELKAFGKTKELQPGKKENMIFELDAKSLASFDEDKSAWIVEKGTYTVKVGASSENIKGTASFQVNDDIVVEEVENVLSPKEPIDELSKESN from the coding sequence ATGGGAAAACAATTGAAGAAAATCAAAAAGACATCACAGCTGAAACGGTTCGCCGCTTTATCTGCAGTCGGCGTGTTATTGGTTACTTCTAACGCTGGAGGAATGGCTTATGCACAAACATCTGCAGCAGAATCCCTTCAGGCCGCTGTCTCTGCTGACTCCCAGACTGAAACACCTCAATTAATAAACGCACAATCAATCGATTCTGTTATTCAAGCTATGACCCTGGAGGAAAAAGCAAAACTTGTAGTAGGGACCGGCATGCCTGGTATGTTCGGCACACCAAAAGCAAGAGTGGCCGGTGCGGTTGGACAAACGTATGGCATTCCGCGTCTTGGTATACCAAGCTTGCTGATGGCCGATGGACCGGCCGGGCTGAGAATTAGTCCAACAAGAGCAGGTGACGAGAAAACCTACTATGCGACGGCTTTTCCGATTGCCACATCTCTGGCTTCCACATGGGATACAGAGATCGTGCAAAAAGTGGGGCAAGCACAGGGAAATGAAGTAAAAGAATACGGGATTGATATTTTTCTTGCTCCTGCTCTTAATATTCATCGAAACTTGTTAAATGGCCGCAACTTTGAATATTTTTCAGAAGACCCGCTGGTGGCTGGCAAAATGACAGCGGCTCTTGTAAATGGAGTAGAATCAAACGGGGTCGGAGCTACAATCAAACACTTTGCAGCGAATAACCAGGAAACCAACCGGATGACGATTGATACAGTAGTTTCAGAGAGAGCTCTAAGAGAGATTTACCTAAAAGGGTTTGAAACGGCCGTAAAAGAAGCTCAGCCGTGGGCCGTGATGAGCTCTTATAACAAGCTAAATAGCCTGCCGGCTTCTCAAAATAACGATCTGCTTACCAATGTGCTTCGAAATGACTGGGGATTCAAAGGGTTTGTCATGACAGACTGGTTCGCCGGGACGGACCCAGTTGAGCAGATGAAAGCGGGCAATGACCTGATTATGCCAGGTATGGGACAAGCGGAGGCGATTGCTATTGCGGTAATGAATGGACTGTTAGATGAAGCAGTACTTGACCGTAATATTAAACGAATTCTGCAAGTGGTAATTGAAACACCGACTTTTAAAGGATATGAGTACTCCAGTCAGCCGGATTTACAGGCACACGCTAAAGTGGGAAGGCAAGCCGCGGCTCAAGGCATGGTATTGCTGAAAAATGAAAATGGAACATTACCTCTTCGTTCAAAAGAAAAAGTAGGGTTGTTTGGAAACACACAAATTGAAACGATTAAAGGAGGTACCGGAAGCGGAGATGTTAATGCAGCCTACACCGCCTCTATTGCGGATGGATTAGAGGAAGCGGGCTTTCATCTAAATCAAGATTTGCTGAACAGCTATAAAACTTATATAGCAAACTTGAGAAGTATGGATGAGTATAAAATTGTCGACAGTCCATGGGGAAGCGACTTTGGAAAGCTGACGCCGCCGATTCCAGAAAAGACACTGGCAGCAGACGAAATTCAGTCAACGGTAAAGGAAACGGATACCGGGGTTATTGTGATTGGAAGAAATTCTGGCGAGAGCGCAGACCGAAAAAATGAGAAAGGGGATTACCTTCTGACAGATCAAGAGCAGGCGATGATTGCAGAAGTAGCAGAAGCTTATCATAAGGAAGGCAAGAAAGTGGCGGTTGTCCTAAATATTGGCGGACCGGTTGAAATGGCCAGCTGGAGAGATAAAGTGGACAGCATTCTTCTAGCCTGGCAGCCTGGACAGGAAGCCGGGGGTGCAGTAGCAGATGTGCTGTCAGGAGCCGTGAATCCGTCAGGAAAGCTTGCAACCACATTCCCAGTTGCTTATAGTGATGTACCTTCAGCAGATAACTTCCCGGGTGACCCGGCTGAAAATCCAGAAAAAGTGGTCTATGAAGAAGGGATTTACGTCGGCTACCGTTACCATTCAACATTTAATGTAAAGCCTGCTTACGAATTTGGCTATGGCCTGTCGTATACAACATTTGATTATAGTAACATTCGAGTGAACCAAAAAGAATTTAACAAAAAAATAAAAGTTTTTGCCACAGTAGAAAACACGGGTAAAACAGCAGGAAAAGAAGCGGTTCAAGTTTATGTGTCCGCACCAGATGGAAAGCTGGAAAAGCCAGCACTGGAATTGAAAGCATTCGGCAAAACAAAAGAGCTTCAGCCAGGTAAGAAAGAAAATATGATATTTGAGCTTGATGCCAAGTCGCTTGCTTCTTTTGACGAAGATAAGTCTGCCTGGATTGTAGAAAAAGGGACGTATACGGTAAAAGTCGGTGCTTCTTCCGAAAATATTAAAGGAACTGCTTCCTTCCAGGTAAACGATGATATTGTAGTAGAAGAGGTGGAAAACGTTTTGTCACCAAAAGAACCAATAGACGAACTTTCAAAGGAAAGTAACTAA
- a CDS encoding multidrug resistance efflux transporter family protein has protein sequence MKPIFLGICAAFFFAFTFVLNASMELSGGSWIWSASLRYIFMVPFLLCIVMIRKNLRPLLVEMKKQPGTWLLWSFIGFGLFYAPLCYAAAYSPGWLIAGTWQITIISGALLAPLFFETVYTKDGPLQVRGEIPFKGLIMSLIILLGILFMQMEHAKQFSAENILLGVVPVLIASFAYPLGNRKMMDVCEGRLDAFQRVLGMTMASLPFWLLLSLYGFYTVGLPSKEQNLQSLLVALCSGVIATVLFFKATDMVRGNMQKLASVEATQSMEVLFALAGELLFLAIPAPSMLAWCGILFVIIGMISHSYISHRNEENPVKQSTTV, from the coding sequence ATGAAGCCTATTTTTCTTGGAATTTGCGCTGCTTTCTTTTTTGCTTTTACTTTTGTGCTTAATGCATCCATGGAGCTGTCCGGCGGCAGCTGGATATGGAGTGCATCGCTCCGCTACATTTTTATGGTACCCTTTCTTTTATGTATTGTGATGATAAGAAAAAATTTACGTCCGCTCCTGGTGGAAATGAAAAAGCAGCCCGGAACATGGCTTTTATGGAGCTTTATTGGGTTCGGCCTTTTTTATGCTCCGTTATGTTATGCCGCTGCTTATTCACCGGGCTGGCTGATCGCCGGAACGTGGCAAATTACCATTATTTCCGGCGCTTTACTTGCCCCTTTATTTTTTGAAACAGTGTATACAAAGGACGGTCCTTTGCAGGTAAGGGGAGAAATTCCTTTTAAAGGCTTGATCATGTCACTCATTATTTTGCTGGGAATTTTATTCATGCAAATGGAACACGCAAAGCAGTTTTCTGCCGAAAACATATTGCTGGGTGTGGTTCCTGTTCTGATCGCCTCATTTGCCTATCCTTTAGGAAACCGGAAAATGATGGACGTATGTGAAGGACGACTGGATGCTTTTCAGAGGGTGTTAGGCATGACCATGGCCAGTCTTCCATTCTGGCTTCTGCTTTCTTTGTACGGCTTTTATACCGTCGGCCTGCCAAGCAAAGAACAAAATCTCCAATCTTTATTAGTGGCCCTTTGTTCAGGTGTGATTGCAACAGTACTGTTTTTTAAAGCAACGGATATGGTAAGAGGAAATATGCAAAAGCTGGCTTCAGTTGAAGCCACACAATCGATGGAAGTTCTTTTTGCTTTAGCCGGGGAGCTTCTGTTTTTAGCAATTCCTGCTCCTTCTATGTTAGCTTGGTGTGGTATCCTTTTTGTAATTATCGGAATGATTTCACACAGCTATATTTCACATAGAAACGAAGAAAACCCTGTTAAACAGTCAACAACTGTTTAA
- a CDS encoding GntR family transcriptional regulator has product MEKNIIKPIKRLSLRDEVYETLKKSIVTLEFQPEERLHDKKLAEQFGISRTPVREALKRLEDEGLVESLPGSSTRVAPLNVEEAKHAFTVVAVLHALAARLACPLLNQADMEALKSINKTLQLSIEKGDVIGAIEADTAFHKVFLDAAGNPEIILALERSEPKIHRLEISQFATLKALNSIDQHNQIILACENQQFEKAVHLVEENWLSLGTLLTQQTASR; this is encoded by the coding sequence ATGGAAAAAAATATAATAAAACCTATTAAGCGTTTGTCCCTTAGAGATGAAGTGTACGAAACGTTAAAAAAATCGATTGTCACATTAGAATTTCAGCCGGAAGAACGGCTGCACGACAAAAAATTAGCTGAACAGTTTGGCATTAGCCGTACTCCTGTCAGGGAGGCGCTAAAACGCCTGGAAGATGAAGGGCTGGTAGAATCACTTCCCGGTTCTTCTACACGTGTGGCTCCACTAAATGTAGAGGAAGCGAAGCACGCTTTTACTGTGGTAGCTGTTTTACATGCCCTCGCCGCCCGGCTCGCGTGCCCTTTATTGAATCAAGCTGATATGGAAGCTTTAAAATCAATCAATAAAACGCTGCAGCTTTCAATTGAAAAAGGAGATGTGATTGGAGCAATTGAAGCAGATACCGCTTTTCACAAGGTATTTTTGGATGCGGCCGGAAATCCTGAAATTATCCTGGCCTTAGAACGCAGCGAGCCAAAAATTCACCGTTTAGAGATTTCACAATTCGCTACATTAAAAGCATTAAACTCGATCGATCAGCACAATCAGATTATATTAGCATGTGAAAATCAACAGTTTGAAAAAGCGGTTCATCTTGTAGAGGAAAACTGGCTAAGTCTTGGAACACTGCTTACACAGCAAACAGCATCGAGGTGA
- a CDS encoding sugar-binding transcriptional regulator — MTFIEDRRALVKMAHMYYEEGATQSEIAKEMGVSRSLISKYLAKAKEQGIVKIIIHDDVIHPFRQLEMQVERSYGIREVVCIPSFGGESSKSRLGAAAAKYLLRIMQDGQVIGVSSGTTLFEVAKAMTSNQTYPSVRFVPLVGGMGNERVDIHANHIVATMAGQLHAEYKLLHTPVMVDSKEAKKVFMSQSSIKSVFDLAAQSDIAVVGIGGTPEHSTMVQSYLGQEHQNHFADQDIAGDICYNFISKNGTTSQSTWNERIIAFEAEKLKDIPLVIGVASGKEKVQSIQAALKGKLIDVLITDEETAKDLVAEQDKN; from the coding sequence ATGACGTTTATTGAAGACCGGCGGGCTCTAGTGAAAATGGCACACATGTATTACGAAGAAGGAGCCACACAATCAGAAATTGCAAAAGAAATGGGCGTAAGCCGCTCATTGATTTCAAAATATTTAGCAAAGGCAAAAGAGCAGGGCATTGTGAAAATTATCATTCACGATGATGTTATTCATCCGTTTCGCCAGCTGGAAATGCAGGTGGAACGTTCTTATGGCATTCGGGAAGTGGTATGTATTCCGAGTTTTGGCGGGGAATCGTCTAAAAGCAGGCTCGGTGCGGCAGCAGCCAAGTATTTGCTGCGCATTATGCAGGATGGTCAGGTAATTGGTGTTTCGTCGGGAACCACACTGTTTGAAGTAGCAAAAGCAATGACTTCCAACCAAACATATCCTTCTGTTCGGTTTGTCCCGCTTGTGGGCGGAATGGGGAATGAACGTGTAGATATTCATGCGAATCATATTGTAGCGACGATGGCTGGACAGCTGCATGCGGAATATAAGCTGCTTCACACACCAGTTATGGTGGATTCTAAAGAAGCCAAAAAGGTATTTATGAGCCAGTCTTCTATTAAAAGTGTATTTGATCTTGCTGCTCAGTCCGATATTGCGGTTGTCGGCATTGGCGGAACGCCTGAACATTCCACAATGGTACAGTCTTATCTTGGACAGGAGCATCAAAATCATTTTGCTGATCAGGATATTGCAGGAGATATATGCTATAACTTTATCAGCAAAAATGGAACAACTTCTCAAAGTACTTGGAATGAACGAATTATTGCTTTTGAGGCTGAGAAGCTAAAAGATATTCCTCTTGTTATTGGAGTAGCGAGCGGCAAAGAAAAAGTACAATCTATACAAGCAGCCTTAAAAGGAAAACTGATCGACGTGCTGATCACAGACGAGGAAACAGCGAAAGACCTTGTTGCGGAACAGGATAAAAACTAA
- a CDS encoding IS3 family transposase (programmed frameshift) produces MAKFTMEEKIQIVLRYLKRNESIYTIAEEAGVSSPILSGWIRLYEQFGAEGFLKSYTSYSVEFKLNVLKYMKDTGTSSYDAAAIFNISSPGLIRNWRKLFETGGMDALYPKKKGRSFMKKETKSTVKKQLPVEGSMEALQAENERLRMENAYFKKVERFSSRTGKITNKVKAQVIFELKNEFDIVELVKVADIPRSTYYYWEKQLNREDKYVSVKEVIEAVYHEHKGRYGYRRIHKELTKRHIHHDPKTIHRLMNEMGLKCEVRMKKYRSYRGKVGKIAPNILNRDFSTENMNEKWVTDVTEFHLFGEKRFLSPVLDLCNGEIIAYKVMKRPVYSLVEEMLEEAVKRIQPEDKVILHSDQGWHYQMAKYQKKLKEYGIRQSMSRKGNCLDNAVMENFFGLLKSELLYLQEFESMEHFERELEEYIYYYNHKRMKAKLNDLSPIEYRTQVLEAA; encoded by the exons ATGGCCAAATTTACAATGGAAGAAAAGATTCAAATTGTATTAAGGTATTTAAAAAGAAATGAAAGTATTTATACAATTGCTGAAGAAGCCGGAGTCAGTTCTCCAATCTTAAGTGGATGGATTCGTCTTTATGAACAATTCGGTGCAGAAGGGTTTTTAAAATCCTATACAAGCTATTCTGTGGAGTTTAAACTTAATGTACTCAAGTATATGAAAGACACGGGTACATCCTCTTATGACGCAGCTGCCATTTTCAATATTTCTTCACCAGGCTTGATCCGAAACTGGCGAAAGTTATTTGAGACTGGAGGAATGGATGCCCTGTATCCAAAGAAAAAGGGGCGATCATTCATGAAAAAAGAAACAAAATCTACTGTTAAAAAACAATTACCAGTTGAAGGATCAATGGAGGCTCTTCAGGCTGAAAATGAGCGTTTACGCATGGAGAACGCCTACT TTAAAAAAGTTGAACGCTTTAGTTCAAGGACAGGAAAAATTACAAACAAAGTCAAAGCGCAAGTAATTTTTGAGCTAAAGAATGAATTTGATATCGTGGAATTAGTTAAAGTCGCTGACATTCCACGCAGTACATATTATTACTGGGAAAAACAATTAAATCGAGAAGATAAATATGTGAGTGTAAAAGAGGTCATTGAGGCCGTTTATCATGAACATAAAGGTCGTTATGGCTACCGCCGTATTCACAAAGAATTAACGAAAAGGCACATTCACCATGACCCAAAGACCATTCATCGCTTAATGAATGAGATGGGCTTAAAATGTGAAGTGCGTATGAAAAAATACCGTTCATATCGTGGAAAAGTAGGTAAAATCGCCCCCAACATACTGAATCGCGATTTCAGCACAGAAAACATGAATGAAAAATGGGTAACCGATGTAACGGAATTTCACTTGTTTGGAGAAAAACGATTTTTATCTCCTGTTCTAGACTTATGTAATGGGGAAATTATTGCGTATAAAGTGATGAAACGTCCTGTTTATTCACTGGTTGAAGAGATGTTAGAAGAAGCAGTGAAGCGAATACAGCCTGAAGATAAGGTCATCCTTCATTCAGATCAAGGCTGGCATTATCAGATGGCCAAATACCAAAAAAAATTAAAAGAATATGGTATTCGTCAAAGCATGTCCCGTAAGGGAAATTGTTTAGACAACGCAGTCATGGAAAATTTCTTTGGCTTATTAAAATCAGAACTTCTTTACTTACAAGAGTTTGAGAGTATGGAACATTTTGAACGAGAATTAGAAGAGTATATTTATTATTACAATCACAAACGAATGAAGGCAAAATTAAATGACCTAAGTCCAATAGAATACCGGACTCAGGTCTTGGAAGCTGCCTAA
- a CDS encoding SulP family inorganic anion transporter, which yields MIALRRFEGYSISRFQRDLLAGLVVGVVAIPLGMAFAIASGVRPEYGLYTTIIAGILVSLLGGSKFQIAGPTGAFVPILFAVVSQYGYENLLIAGFMAGILLLLAGLLKAGRFIKFIPRPVTIGFTAGIAVIIFSGQIANFLGLRDIKKHEEFHLNMIEIMLHIGSVNPISVLISFICLGTIILMTKYVPKIPGPLAGLLVSSVVAFFFFRGQVETIGTAFGSIPSGLPAFQFPAITWETVIMLLPAALVIAALGGIESLLSAVVADNMSKEKHHSNKELVGQGIANMVTPLFGGIPATGAIARTATNIKNGAASPLSGIVHGLVVLLVVLLLAPYASHIPMASMAPILMFVAWNMSERKEFRHIVQTRSADSAVLIVTFLLTVFTDLTTGVGAGLLLALLMFVVKMSRGLKVSKVLPDPEDKLVKPEMVAQGKNCPQIGMYTIEGPLFFGSTEKFEEAIDHILESKPKVLLLRMSNVSFIDTSGEALLVSIANQLKEQGGQLLLSGLKRQPKELLSSTGFYQHLGEEYFFDRTGKALNYALARLNAGTCLGCRQRAFKECAQLSKQPAGQVKQARKGLAVT from the coding sequence ATGATCGCTTTAAGAAGATTTGAAGGATACAGCATCAGCCGGTTTCAAAGAGATCTGCTTGCTGGGTTGGTAGTAGGGGTTGTCGCAATTCCATTAGGAATGGCTTTTGCGATTGCTTCTGGTGTAAGACCGGAGTATGGATTGTACACGACCATTATTGCTGGCATTTTGGTTTCGCTTTTAGGAGGCTCCAAATTCCAGATTGCGGGTCCTACAGGAGCTTTTGTTCCTATTCTTTTTGCGGTTGTTTCCCAGTATGGATATGAAAATCTTCTGATTGCCGGATTCATGGCCGGAATCCTGCTTCTTCTGGCCGGTCTTTTGAAAGCAGGACGGTTTATTAAGTTCATTCCACGCCCTGTTACAATAGGATTTACAGCTGGCATCGCCGTCATTATTTTTTCCGGGCAAATTGCTAACTTTCTTGGTTTGCGAGACATTAAGAAACATGAAGAATTTCACTTAAACATGATAGAGATTATGCTGCACATTGGATCAGTTAATCCAATTAGCGTGCTGATTTCCTTCATCTGCCTGGGAACGATTATTTTAATGACAAAATATGTTCCTAAAATACCCGGGCCTCTGGCTGGCTTGCTAGTTTCAAGTGTTGTCGCCTTTTTCTTTTTTCGCGGTCAGGTAGAGACCATCGGCACGGCATTTGGATCGATTCCAAGCGGACTGCCGGCTTTTCAATTTCCAGCGATCACATGGGAAACAGTGATTATGCTCTTGCCTGCTGCGCTTGTAATTGCCGCCTTAGGAGGAATCGAGTCTCTTTTATCAGCCGTTGTGGCTGATAATATGAGTAAAGAAAAACACCATAGTAATAAAGAACTCGTTGGACAAGGAATTGCCAATATGGTGACCCCTTTGTTTGGCGGCATTCCCGCTACAGGTGCCATTGCCAGAACGGCAACCAATATTAAAAACGGGGCGGCTTCCCCTTTATCGGGCATTGTGCATGGCCTTGTCGTGCTGCTCGTCGTGCTTTTGTTAGCTCCTTACGCTTCCCATATTCCAATGGCGAGCATGGCGCCGATTTTAATGTTCGTGGCCTGGAATATGAGTGAACGAAAAGAATTCCGTCACATTGTACAAACAAGAAGTGCAGATTCAGCTGTCCTGATTGTTACATTTTTGTTAACAGTTTTCACCGATTTAACGACTGGGGTAGGAGCCGGATTACTATTGGCTCTGCTAATGTTTGTGGTTAAAATGAGCCGCGGCTTAAAGGTCTCTAAAGTACTTCCGGATCCAGAAGACAAATTGGTAAAGCCAGAAATGGTTGCTCAAGGTAAAAACTGTCCTCAAATCGGCATGTATACCATTGAAGGGCCGTTGTTTTTTGGATCAACTGAAAAGTTTGAAGAAGCGATTGACCACATTTTAGAGTCAAAACCAAAAGTGCTGCTGCTGCGCATGAGCAACGTTTCTTTTATTGACACCTCGGGTGAAGCGCTTCTTGTTTCCATTGCCAATCAGTTGAAAGAACAAGGCGGACAACTGCTGCTGTCAGGATTGAAACGACAGCCGAAAGAATTGCTTTCAAGCACTGGTTTTTATCAGCATCTCGGTGAAGAATATTTCTTTGACCGTACCGGAAAAGCGTTAAACTATGCGTTAGCTCGTTTAAATGCCGGAACGTGCCTCGGCTGCAGACAGCGTGCCTTTAAAGAATGTGCCCAGCTTTCCAAACAGCCGGCCGGGCAGGTAAAGCAAGCGCGTAAAGGGTTAGCTGTTACTTAA
- a CDS encoding AraC family transcriptional regulator, translating to MDIHVCGYSYHTQGFYSQHKPGSASYLFRLQTEGSCEAKINGEKLLIKKGDLLMIHPEDHYELFVKEKVGSGDYYLICNDAWLDEWWSRSAKRTISHIGINETLISLWQNIIIEERRPSSSDNQMITSYLLRALCLSLERASTETSPAFSRPYSVTRMMRYIEEHALTTFKADDVAQHAGLSLSRSVHLFKSCVGKTMVEYAQEIRLSSAIDRMIYTNMTLEHIAIECGFGSYSYFCKVFKKKYGTAPGAYRRLRSNVVINDNQTDYS from the coding sequence ATGGATATACATGTATGCGGTTACTCTTATCACACACAGGGGTTTTATTCTCAGCACAAACCTGGGTCTGCAAGTTATTTGTTTCGTTTGCAAACGGAAGGGTCATGTGAAGCCAAAATCAATGGGGAGAAACTTCTGATCAAAAAAGGGGATCTTTTAATGATTCATCCAGAGGACCACTACGAACTTTTTGTTAAAGAAAAGGTTGGCAGCGGGGATTATTACCTCATTTGCAACGACGCCTGGCTTGATGAATGGTGGTCCCGATCAGCAAAGCGGACAATTTCACACATTGGGATTAATGAAACCCTCATTTCCTTGTGGCAGAACATCATCATTGAAGAACGCAGGCCCTCATCCAGTGATAACCAAATGATCACCAGCTATTTGCTGCGGGCGCTTTGTCTATCTCTCGAACGGGCCTCCACTGAAACGAGTCCTGCTTTTTCTCGTCCCTACTCAGTGACACGTATGATGCGGTATATTGAGGAGCATGCACTGACAACATTCAAAGCAGACGATGTAGCACAACATGCAGGACTCAGTCTATCACGATCTGTCCATCTCTTTAAAAGCTGTGTTGGAAAAACGATGGTTGAATATGCTCAAGAGATCCGTTTGTCCTCTGCCATTGACCGAATGATATACACGAATATGACACTTGAACATATTGCGATCGAATGTGGATTTGGTTCTTATTCCTACTTTTGCAAAGTATTTAAGAAAAAGTATGGAACCGCACCCGGAGCATACAGAAGGTTAAGGTCAAACGTGGTCATTAACGATAATCAGACAGATTACTCTTGA